The stretch of DNA CACGGTCTCGGTGCTGGTGCGCCTCGGCCGCCTCTCGGCCGAGCACGCCGAGCTGGTCATGGCCGGCCGTTCGCACAACGTCGCCGCGCAGGCCACCACGCTGGGCAAGCGGTTCGCCTCGATCGCGGACGAGCTGCTGGTCGCCTTCCGCCGCCTGGAGGAGCTGATCGCCCGCTACCCGCTGCGCGGGATCAAGGGCCCGGTCGGCACCGCCCAGGACATGCTCGACCTGCTCGGCGGCGACGCCGAGAAGCTCGCCGAGCTGGAGCGCCGGGTCGCCGGCCACCTCGGCTTCGAGAACGTCTTCACCAGCGTCGGCCAGGTCTACCCGCGCTCGCTGGACTTCGAGGTCCTCACGGCCCTGGTCCAGCTCGCCGCCGGCCCGTCCAGCCTGGCCAAGACCATTCGCCTGATGGCCGGCCACGAGCTGGTCACCGAGGGCTTCAAGGCCGGCCAGGTCGGCTCCTCGGCGATGCCGCACAAGATGAACACCCGGTCCTGCGAGCGGGTCAACGGCCTCGCCGTCATCCTGCGCGGGTACGCCTCGATGACCGCCGAGCTCGGCGGTGACCAGTGGAACGAGGGTGACGTCTCCTGCTCGGTCGTGCGGCGCGTGGCGCTGCCGGACGCGTTCTTCGCGTTCGACGGGCTGATCGAGACCTTCCTGACCGTGCTGGACGAGTTCGGCGCCTTCCCGGCCGTGATCGAGGCCGAGCTGGACCGGTACCTGCCGTTCCTGGCGACCACCAAGGTGCTGATGGGCGCGGTGCGCGCGGGCGTCGGTCGCGAGACCGCGCACGAGGTCATCAAGGAGCACGCGGTGGCGGCGGCGCTGGCGATGCGGGAGGGCGTGCGGGAGAACGCGATGCTCGACCGGCTGGCCGCCGACGAGCGGATGCCGCTGGACCGGGCCGCGCTGGACGCGCTGCTGGCCGACCGGATCTCGTTCACCGGGGCCGCGGGGGCGCAGGTGGACGCTCTCGTGAAGCAGATCGCGGAGGTTGCGGACCGGTATCCGGAGGCTGCTTCGTACGCTCCCGGGGACATTCTGTAGGTCCTGATTTGCGGGCGCGGGGAGGTGCGTGGTCGGTCGCGCAGTTCCCCGCGCCCCTTTCGCATGCCCTAGTCGAGTGGGGGGTTGGTGCTGTCGCAGTACCAGGTGCAGTCGGGGGTGGGGGCCGGCGTCCGGGGGTTGCGGATGGTGAGGGCGGCCAGGAGGGCTCCGGTAGTGAGGAGGGCGGCGCAGATGAGCATGGCGGTGCGGAAGGCCGCGTCCACCTCGGTGGGGACCTGGTAGGAGTCGCCGGAGAGGCCGGACAGGGCGGGGAGGGCGGCCACGGCGAGAAGGCCGGCGGCGCGGGCGGCGGCGTTGTTGACACCGCTGGCGATGCCGGCGCGGCGGTCCTCGACGGCGGCCAGGACGGTGGCGGTGAGCGGGGCGACCAGGACGGTCATGCCGCAGCCGAGGACCACCACGGCGGGCAGCACGCCCAGCCAGTAGGAGGAGCTCGGGCCGATCCGCAGCATCAGCAGCACCCCGGCCGCGCAGACCAGCGGCCCCAGGGTGAGCGGCAGGCGGGGCCCGACCCTGCGGCCGAACTGACCGGCCCGGCCGGAGAAGGCCAGCATCAGCAACGTGATGGGCAGCAGGGCGAGACCGGCGACCAGCGGGGCGAAGCCGGAGACGGTCTGGAGCTGGACCATCAGCAGCAGGAAGATCCCGCTGAAGGCGCCGTAGACGCAGAGCGTCACCAGGTTGACCGCCGTGAACAGGCGGGAGGAGAACAGCTCCGGCGGCAGCATCGGCTCGGGGCTGCGCCGCTCCGCCACCACGAAGGCCGCGCCCAGGAGGAGCCCGGCGACCCCGGCCAGGGCGGAGAACCCGCGCCCGCCCTCGGTGAGCGCGTAGGTGACACCGGTGAGGGCGAGGGCGGCGAGCACCGCGCCCCGGACGTCGAAGTGGCCGGAGGCCTGCTCGTCGCGGCTCTCGGGCACGTGGCGGGTGGTGACGGCGATGACCAGGGCGGCCAGCGGCACGTTGATCAGGAAGATCCATCGCCAGCCCGGCCCGTCCACCAGCCAACCGCCCAGGAAGGGCCCGACGGCGGCCGCGATGCCGCCGAAGCCGGACCAGACGCCGACCGCGCCCGAGCGGTCGTCCGGGTGGAAGGTGGCCTGGAGCATGGCGAGCGAGCCGGGGGTGAGCAGCGCGCCGCCGATGCCCTGGAGGGCGCGGGCGCCGATCAGCACGCCGACGTTCGGGGCCACGGCGCAGAGCGCGGAGGCGAGGGCGAACCAGGCGACGCCGATCAGGTAGATCCGGCGGCGGCCGAAGCGGTCACCGAGCGAGCCGCCGAGCAGGATCAGCCCGGCGAGGGTGAGCAGATAGGCGTTGACCGTCCACTGCAGGGCGGCGATCGAGGCGCCCAGGTCGGTGCCGATCCGGGGGAGGGCGACGTTGACGACGGTGCCGTCGAGCAGGGCCATCCCCGAGCCGAGCGTGGTCGCGGCGATCACCCAGCGCCCCCGCGCCGTGCCGAGGCGCAGGGCGCCGGCGTCCTGGTGCTGTTCGAGTCCCTTGGTCACACCCCCACCATCCTCCACGGCACCGCCCGGCGCACGCCGTTCGCCGGGCCTGCCTGACCTGCCGTCAGGCTCAGGGCCCCGCGTAGACGGTTTTGAAGGTGTAGTCGGTGAGCCGGGTGGGCCTGGCGAGCGTGACGCCGTGCTCGTCGACCATGGTGATGGCGTCGCCCGAGGTGAGCAGCCGGGTGCCGCTGGTGGTGTAGGCACTGATCTCGTCGAAGTAGACGACCCCGAACCGGGCCAGTGGGTGGAAGGGCTGGTCGAGGTCCCCGCGCGTGATCCCCGCGTTGATGGTGACGGCGGGCGGGAACCCCGTGTCCACGGTGGAGTTCATGGTCTGCAGCGAGGTCTCGTTGGCCAGGACGTAGTGCGCTCAGCCGGGCGGCTTGGTGTCGAGGCAGAGCGAACCGCTGATCACGTCGCCCGGCCGGACCGGGAGGTTGATCTGCCCGACGCTCTGCGCCCACAGCTGGCAGCTGACGTTCTGCGCCGTGTTCACCGTCATCTCCACGTGCAGGTCGAGGAAGCCGAGACCGACGAAGGTGTGGAAGTGGTTGACGCCAGCCGGGCTCGGGCTGAACTGCAGGTCGGGAACGGTCCAGGTGATGAACAGGGCGGTGAACGGGGCCGAGAGGCTGTCGAGGCTGTAGCCGCAGGACTCGATCGGGTCGGGCCCCAGGGCGCTCAGGGGCATTGCTTTCTTGGTGGCGGTGGCCGTGTCGGGCTGGGGCTGGAGGTGTTCGAAGCCCTAGTAGCGGCGTGCCTGTCGCGCCCACAGGGCGGCCAGCCCGGGTTGCGTCCGGGGGTCTGGCCATTGCGGCAGGCCGTGCCGCTCCAGGTCCGCCGGGCCGGCCGTGAACGGATCGAAGCCGCTCGGTGGAGGCGGCCGGAGCCGCTCCGGTCACCGGGAGGCCGGTGCGTGCGCCTTGTTGGACCACATGAGCTGGACCGGCACCTCGCTGCTGCCGTCCGTGAGTGCCACGAACCGGAAGACCCTGGTGAGGTCGGGTTCGGTCTCGCTGATGGGGAGATCGCCGATCTCGCCCCTGCCGGTCTCCGAGTACCAGCCGATCTTCGAGATGTCGTTCAGCCGGATGGCATCCTCCACATCGGGGTCGGTCCGTGCCTCGTTCAGCTCGTGGTAGAAGGTGGCGACGACGTTCGCCCAGGCGTGGTCCGCGTCGCCGAACACCGGAATGCCGTTGGCGCCCTCGGAGAACACCCCGACGGCGTAGTAGCAGGTGACGGTCTGGCCGTGCTGCGGCACGTGCACCGAGCCGTGGTAGCCGCCCAGCCCCACGGTCGAGTCGCTCGCGTCGTCGTCCACCTTGATCAGTGCGCGGGTGCGGCGGCCGTGGGTCTCCTCGTCACCGGCCGCCGGGCGGAAGCCCGGAGAGAAGTCGTCGACGAGGATGACCCCGCGCGGCAGCATCATGTTGACGACGCTCTGCGCGGGATCGTTGTCGCCCAGCACCCCGGCCGAGAAGAGCTCGGCGGCGAGTGCCTCCGCGTCGTCCTTGAAGAACCTCGACCCCGCAGGACGGGCCCCCTCCACCACGTCGGACGGCAGCATCGTGGAGGTGATCGGACCGTGGTAGTACTGGGCCATCACGGCCTGGAGCGTGGGGTCCGACATCGCGGCCTCGAGGGTCAGGTCGATGTTGTCGACGTCGCGCTTGTCCCAGGCCGCCGCGCCGCCGAGGAAGCGGTTGACGAAGACCAGGTCCGCGATCGTCCTCCCGCCGTGGGGTTTCAGGTCCCACTGCGGTCTCGGGTGGAAGCCGTCGGGCGTCGTCGTAGCCGCAGTGGCGGTGGCGGCCGTGTTCGGGGTGAGGGCTGCTCGCTGCTCGGCGTAGGCCCGGTGAAGCTTGGAACCGGGGCGCACCACGACGTTGAGCGGTCTGATTTCCCCGTGCTCGGAATGGAGCATGACAATCCCCTTTCTCCGTGAGTTGCCAGGGGTTGCCTCCTCGATCTCAGCCTGCCACCCTCCGCCGCCACCGCAACGCGGCGCGCCTGCGTGGGGTCAGGGGGGGTGGGGGCGCACACGGGGGGCGCATGTGGTGCGAAGGGTGTGCGCGGGATTGCCTGACGTGCCGTCAAGCGGAAGGCTGGGGCCGGGCCCACGGACGGTGGGCGGACGAACGGAGGGTGCTGGGGTATGGCTGCGAAGATCCTGATCGTCACGGGGGACGCGGCGGAGTCGCTGGAGGTGTTCTACCCGTACCAGCGGCTGCTGGAGGAGGGGTACGAGGTGCACGTCGCTGCGCCGAGCCGCAAGACGCTGCAGTTCGTGGTGCACGACTTCGTGGACGGCTTCGACACCTACACCGAGAAGCCCGGGTACACCTGGCCGGCCGACCTGGCCTTCGAGGAGGTGGACCCGGCCGAGTACGTGGCGCTGGTGCTGCCCGGCGGGCGGGCGCCGGAGTACCTGCGGAACAACCCCGAGGTGAAGCGGATCACCGCGCACTTCTTCGCGGCGGACAAGCCGGTGGCCCAGCTCTGCCACGGCCCGCTCATCACGCTGGCCGCCGGTGCGCTCGCCGGCCGGCGGACGGCGGCCTACCCCGCGCTGGAGCCGGACGTGGTGGCGGGCGGCGCCGGTTTCGTGGACGGGGACGCCGTGGTGGACGGCGTGCTGGTCTCTGGCCGGGCCTGGCCGGACCACCCGGGGTGGATGCGGGCCTTCGTGCAGGTGCTGCGGGAGAAGGCGCCGGTCGAGTAGCCCGGCTGCCGCGCCGGGGTGCCGTGCGCCTGCCGGGGGCTGATCCTGGGGCGTATGGACGTGGTGATCGCTGGTGGACACGGCAAGATCGCGCTGCGGCTGGAGCGGTTGCTCGCCGGGCGCGGGGACACGGTGACCGGACTGATCCGGCGGGCCGGGCAGGCGGGGGCGTTGGAGGCCCTCGGCGCCCGGCCCGTGCTGTGTGACCTGGAGGCCGTGGCGGCGGCCGAGCTGGCGGAGGTGCTGCGGGGCGCCGACGCCGTGGTCTTCGCGGCCGGGGCCGGCCCGTCGAGCGGGAGCGCCCGGAAGGAGAGCGTGGACCGGGGCGCGGCGGCGCTGTTGGCCGATGCGGCCGAGCTGGCCGGGGTGCGGAGCTATCTGATGATCAGCTCGATGGGCCTCGGCGCCGCCGAGACGGATGCCGTGGACGAGGAGTTCCGGGTCTACCTGCGGGCGAAGGCCGCCGCCGAGGAGGACCTGCGGAGCCGGGCCGGCCTGGAGTGGACGGTGCTGCGGCCGGGCGTGCTGACCGATTCGCCCGGGGGCGGGTCGGTCCGGTTGGCGGAGCCGCCGGTGCCGATGGGGGAGGTCTCCCGGGACGACGTGGCGGCGGTGCTGCTGGCCCTGTTGGACGCGGGCCCGGCGGTGGCCGGCCTGACCCTGGAGCTGACGGTGGGCGGGGTGGGGGTGACGGCCGCCGTGGAGGCCCTCACGCGTGGGGCGTGAGGCGGCTCAGGAGGGTGTGGAGCTGGGTGCGCTCGGCGGGGGTGAGTGGGGCGAGGATCTCGTCCTGGACCTCTTCGGCCTCGGTGGTGAGGGTGGCGAGCAGGGCCAGGCCGGAGGGGGTGAGGGTGACGCTGAAGCGGCGGCGGTCGGTGGTGTCGCGGCTGCGTTCGACGTAGCCGGCGCTGCCGAGCTCGTCGAGGATCTTCACCACGTCGCTCGGGTCGATGGCCAGGCGGTCGGCGAGTTCGCGCTGCGCGTGCGGCCCGAAATCGGCGAGGGCGGCGAGGACGGCCATGTGCCAGAGCCGCAGGCCGCGGGCGGCCAGGCGGGTGGTGAGACGGGTGCGGGCGGCCTTGCCGGTCTTGGAGAGCAGGTAGGTGGTGAGATCCGTGAGGGTGGGCGGGGCCGTCCGCGGGTTCGTCATGTGAGCTATCGTAGGCGATCTCCAATCATTGGTGTTGTCCTATGGATATCTTGAGGGGCGGGGCGGGATGGACGCGTTGCATCCGCGGTTGCTGGTGGGGGATTTCGGGGCGAGCTTCCGGTTCTACGCGGCGGTGCTGCCCGAGCTGGTCGGGGCGGAGCTGGCGCGGGGTTCGGCCGAGGGGCCGTACGCGAGTTGGGACGTGGGCGGGGAGGGCGTGCTGGCGCTGTTCGACCGGGCCGGGATGGGCGGGGCGGGCGATTCCGGTGGGGGTGGGGGCGGGGTGATGCTGGTGAGCCGGGTGGCGGATGTGGACGCCGGGTACGGGCTCTGCCTGCGGCACGGCGCGGTCGGCGTGGCCGAGCCGGCGGACCGGCCGGAGTGGGGGCCTGGGCTGCGGGTGGCGCACCTGCGGGATCCGGAGGGGAACCTCTGGGAGCTGCAGGCGTACTGAGAACGGGAGCGGGGTGCGCGGCCGGGAGCCGTGGTGGGGTGGGTTAGCCTTCCCGGCATGAGCAGGGAGAACGTCATCGCGGTAGCCACGGCCGGGCAGCGGATCACCGGGTGGTGGCTGCTCTTCCCGTTCGCCTTCGGGGTGGCCGCCGTGCTGTGGGGGCTCTCCGTGGTGATCGGGTACAACTCGCTGACGGCCCGGATCGAGGAGCGCGCTCGTGACCGGGCCGCACAGCGCACGGTGAACAGGCTGGTCGGCTACGTCTTCCTCGTGCTCGGCGCCTTCATGGTGGTCTCCACGCTGGTGCAGGGCGTGGCCGAGCTGATCTGATCCGGGCGGTCCGGAGCCGCCGGTCAGGTGCCTGCGGTCAGGTGCTTTCGGTCAGGTGCCTTCGGTCTGGAGCAGGCGGAGGCGGGCGGGGTCGAAGGTGACCCAGTGGGGGGCCTGGCCGCTGCGGGGGACGCGGAGGCGGCACCAGCGGCGGCCGTCGGGGGCGTGCCACCAGGCGTTGATCCGGCCGAGCTGCCAACTGCCGTCCTCGTGATGGATCTCCACGGGCTGGTAGACCCGGTGGACCTCGGTCTCGGGGGGTGTCGGGGGCTGGATCGTCACGGGGCTCGACTCTACAGGGGTGTAGTAGGTGGGCCGGTCGGGGGCGGGGATAGCTCGTCACGTTCGGCAGGGGCCATGTGTCGGGCGCGGGCTCGGTGGACACGGCATGAAGAAGCTCACCATGCGGGTTCGGCGGCCGCGGTGGGACGGGGCGGAGTCGGCGAGGGACGGTCAGGCGTCGGGGTCGACTTCGGGGTGGGTGAACCGCACGGGCTTGCCGAGGGACCGGGCGTAGCCGATTTCGGCCCGGGTGCTGTCCCCGATGTAGTCGCCGACCACGAGCACGTCGTCTAGAGCGGGGTGGCGGCCTTGAGGACGAGGAGGAGGGCGATGGCCGCGTTGGTGGCGGAGGCGGCCGAGGCGGCGGTGCCGGCGGCGGCGATGAGGGTGGCCAGGGCGGTGGGGGTGTGGGGTGGGGGCCAGTGGTGGGACGGGGGGACGGGGGCGAGGAGGGCGGCCACGCGGCGGGGGACGGGGCCGGATTCGGCGAAGGCGGCGAGGCCGGGGTGGGGGGTGCGGTGGGTGTGCAGGGCGGCCTTGCCGACGGCGCGGGCGGTGAGGCGGCGGTCGCCGACGGCCTGGGCCGCGTCCTCGTCGGCCCAGCGTTCGGTGCCGAAGGCGACGGCGGTGCGCAGCGGGCGGAGGAAGGGGTTGAGGCCCGCCGCGAGTTGGGAGGTGAGCAGGAAGCGGTGGTGACGGCCGGTCAGGTGGGCCCGCTCGTGGGCGATCAGGGCCCGGCGTTCGGCCGGATCGAGGCAGTCGAGCATCCCGGTGGAGACCACCACCCGCCCCGGGGCGCCGGGCAGGGCGTACGCGTACGGGTCCGGATCGGGCAGCACGGCGAGGGTGGCCGGCAGGCCGGCCAGGGCGCGGCGGGCGCGGTGGCGGACGCGGTAGTGCCGGGCCAGGATCAGGCCGCAGCGGAGCAGGACGGCCGCGAGGGCGGCGATGGCCACCGTGCCGGAGACCTCGGCGTACGGCACGGCGGCCCGCACCTCGGGGTCGGACCAGCTGTCCGGCAGCGGGTTGCCCGGGAGTTGGGCGGTGCCGACCACCATCAGGAGGGTCAGGCAGAGCGTGCTGCAGAGCGCGAGCACCGCGCCGACGGCCGTGAGCAGGCGGGTGGTGGCCCGGGGGTGCAGGGAGTGGCCGGCCAGTCGGGCGATCGGCAGGGCCGTCAGGGGCAGGACGAGCGGGAGGAAGACGAAGACGCCCACGGTCAGCCCTGGCGGCCGTGCTCTTCGGGGCCGGCATCGGCGAGGAGGGTGCGGAGCAGCTCCTCGTCGTGCGGGAGCAGGGCCGAGACGAAGCTCGCCAGGACGGCGCCGCGGTCGTCCTCGCTGTCGAGCACGCGGCGCATCCGCAGCGCGGCCAGCCCGGCCTCGTCGGCGGCGGCCAGCCAGACGTAGGAGCGGCCCGAACGGCTGCGGGAGACGGCGCCCTTGGTGTGCAGGCGGGAGAGGATGGTGACCACGGTGGTGTAGGCGAGGTCGCCGTCGAGGTGCTGCTGCACCCAGCCGGCGGTGGCCGCGCCCGGGGCGCGGCGGAGGGCGCCGAGCACCTGGGCCTCCAACTCGCCCTGGCCGCGGCGGCGGGCGCGCTGGTGCCGCGCGGTGGCGGGGGCCGTCCTGTCCTCTCCCACGGGGCGGGCTCCCTCTCCGTCGACTGGGGTTCCCGGGCATCCTACCGAGCCAGGGGAAGGGGAAGGAGCGGAGCGGACCCGAGGCGGAGGGGCCGAAGGAGGGTGCGAGAGGGGAGGGGAAGGTGGGTGGGGGTGCGGCGCCGAGGCCGGGGTGTGGTGAATACCCGGGGGCGAGGAGGGGGCCAAGTCTCTACAGTGTTGTAGATTTCAGAGGCGGGCAGGCCGGGCATCGGGTCTGTCATCCGGAACACCAGGAGGGGACCGTGGGAGTCACACTCGCCAAGGGCGGCAACGTCTCGCTGACCAAGGAGGCGCCGGGGCTGACGGCCGTGTCGGTGGGCCTCGGGTGGCAGGCGCGTACCACCACGGGCGCCGACTACGACCTGGACGCGAGCGCGCTGCTCTGCGGGCCGACCGGGAAGGTCATCTCGGACCTGCACTTCGTGTTCTTCAACAACCTCAGCAGCCCGGACGGGTCCGTGCAGCACACCGGTGACGAGCTAGCCGGTGGCACGGGTGAGGACGACGACGAGACCATCAACGTGGACCTGTCGATGGTGCCCGCCGAGGTCGCGAAGATCGTGTTCCCGGTGTCGATCTACGAGGCCGACACCCGGGGCCAGACCTTCGGTCAGGTCCGCAACGCGTACATCCGGGTGGTCAACCGGGCGGACGGCCGCGAGCTGGCCCGCTACGACCTGACCGAGGACGCCTCCACCGAGACGGCGATGCTCTTCGGGGAGCTCTACCGGTACGGCGCGGAGTGGAAGTTCCGGGCCGTCGGGCAGGGCTACGCCTCCGGGCTGCGCGGGATCGCGCTGGACTTCGGCGTCAACGTCTGAGTCGGTGAAGGGAGTCGGCCCGGCGCCACGGGAGTGCGGAGGCGCCGGGCCAAGGTGAGGGTGACCGCGACGGAGAGCGCGGCCATCAGCGCCATCGTGCGGGCCGGGGTGAGGGCCGCCGCCAGGGCGCCCGCGAGGGCTGCGGCCAGCGCCTGGCAGCTGAGCATGCCCGAGGTGTGCAGGCCCAGGGCCTGGCCCCGGACTTCGGCCGGGGTGAGGGCCAGCAGCCGCTCCTGGAGCGGCAGGCTGACGCTGAAGCCGGCCGAGGCGAGCGCGACCAGGGCGAGGGCCGACGCCGGGGCGGGGTGCAGGGCGAAGGCCAGGTAGGGCGTGGCGAGCAGCAGCGGGGCGAGGGTCAGCAGCGGGCCGCGCCAGGCGGGCGGGACGAAACGGCCCATCAGGGTGTCGCCGGCCAGCATGCCGAGCGCCGAGGCCATGAAGAGCGCTCCCGCCGCCGCGCCCCCGTACGGGACGAACATCGCCTCCGCGCCCACGATCAGACCGTTCGGCAGCCAGAGCGCCAGGTAGACCGCGCGGACGGCCGGATCGGCCAGCAGGCGGCGGTTGACCCGCCAGGTGGCCGAGACCGAGGGCCGGCCGGTGGCCCGGGCCGGGCGGCGGCGCAGGCCGAAGCGGGCGATCAGGGCGCCGAGGGCGTACAGGCCCGCGCTGAGCAGCAGGGCCGCGCGGGGCGAGAGCAGGTGGATCAGGGCGGCGCCCAGGCCGTTGCCGAGGATCTGCACCACGCCGCTGGTCATGCTGAGCACCGAGCGCCCGAGCAGGTAGCCATCGGCCGGCAGGATCTCGGTGACCAGACCCCAACGGATCGCGCCGCCAACTGAGTTGACCAGGCCCACGAAGAGCACCAGGCCCAGCTGCGCCGCCACCGAGATGCCCGGCCGGGCGAGGACCAGGGCGGTGGCGGCGAAGATCAGGGCGAGGCCGGCGGTGGCCCGGCGCGGTGGCAGGTGGTCGCCGAGGGAGAGCAGGGTGGTGGCCCCGAGCACCTGGGCGAAGGAGGCCCCGTACATCGAGAGGGCGGCCAGCAGGGCCGAGCCGGTGCGGTCGAAGACCAGGGTGCCCAGGGCCAGGCCGGTCACCGTGCCGCCGGCCACCAGACAGGTGACCACGGCGAACAGGGCCGGGAATTCGGGGACTTGGAAGAGGGAGCGGTACGTGCGCATGGTGGGGAGTCTGGGGTCGGCCCGGTGGCGGCCCTAGAGTTTCGGCCAGGGACGAAAGGTGGGCTTCGTGGGGCTCTGGCTGGTGGATGCGGACGTGCTGGCGCGCAGCCGGTTCGTGCTGTCGCCGTTGATCGAGACGGTGGCCGCGCTGGGGGTGCTGAGCGACGAGCGGCCGGAGCCCTGGCAGCGGCCCTGGCTGGCGCGGCACAAGGCGGCGTACCGGACCTACCTGGCCGGGGATCCGGTGGCGCGGGCCTGGGTGGGGTCGGTGCTGCGGACGCGGTGGATGCCGGATTTCGTCGGGATGCCGCCGCGGCCCGGGGAGGGCGACTTCGCGGCGGAGTTGGCCCGCTTGCGGGCCACGCCGCCGGAGCGGGCGCTGGCGGAGGTGGTGTACGCCTGCCGGGGCGAGGTGCCGGAGGTGTTGCGGGAGGCCGAACTGGCCGACCGGATCGGCGACTTGCTGGAGTGGACCTGGGAGCAGGCGGTGCAGCCGGACTGGGAGCGGCGGGCCCGGGTCTACCAGGCGGACGTGGTGAGCCGGATCAGCCTGCTGGCCCGGGAGGGGTGGGCGGCGGCGGTGGCGGGGCTGCTGCCCCAGATGCGGTGGCTGGGGGACGGGCGGCTGCGGATCAACGAATCGGACCGGCCGGACCGGGACTTGGCGGGTGCCGAGCTGGTCTTCGTGCCGAGCAGCGCCCGGCGGGGGTGGGTGGCCTGGGACCTTCCGGAGCGGTACGCGGTGATCTATCCGGCCTCGGGGGTACTGGCTGCGCCGACGGGGGCTGCGGCGCCGGCGGCGCTCGGCCGGTTGCTCGGCGGCACCCGGGCGGGGTTGCTGGCGCGGCTCGAACCGCCGCACAGCACCAGCCAGTTGGCGGCGGTGACCGGGCTGGGGATCGGGACGGTGGGGGATCACCTGCGGGTGCTGCTGGACGCGGGGTTGGTGGCGCGACGGCGGTCGGGGGCGTCGGTGCTGTACTACCGGACGGAGTTGGGGGAGCGGTTGCTGGGGGCGGGCGCGGGGAGCTGAGGTCGCCGGGGCGGGAGGTGAGCAGGGACGGGCGAGGGGCCGCACCCGGGTGGGTCCGGCCCCTCGGGGGCTGGGTGGGTCAGGAGGCGGTGGGGAGGCGCGCGGCGGAGGTGCCGAGGCCGGTGGGGCCGGTGAGGAGGGTGGTGAGGGCCGCGACGGGCTCGGGGTCGGCGGTGGGGGCGGGTGCGGGAGCGGGAGCGGCCGGGGTGTGGGTCGGGGGCTTGGGGACGGAGGTGGCCACGGCGGGGCGGGGGTTGGGGATGCTGGTGGCGGGCGGGGTGGCGGGGGTGAGCTGGGCCATCAGGGTCTCCTCGTCGTAGCGGCGGCAGTGCTGGTGCCAGTGGAGGACGGCGGCCAGCCAGTCCTGGAGTTCGGCGGCGTGCTGGTCGAGGGCCCGGCGGGTCTCCTCCGGGAGGTCGAACTCCTCGTACATGGCCGGGAGGGCCGTACTGACCAGGTGTTCGAACTCGCGCATCCGGGAGTCCATCAGGTCGGCGACGATGTCGCGGGCCTCGGTGCGGGTGCAGTCGAAGAAGTTCTGCACGACCAGGACGGCGTTGTGCAGCTCGCCCTCGTACTGGAGCTCCTTCTGGTACGAGAACAGGTCGTTGGTGAGGCAGCCGTAGTCGGAGGCGGTCTTCTCCAGCGCCTGGACGGGGCGCAGGGCGAAGACCTCGTCCGGAACGGCGGGGCCGTGGCGGAGGCGGGCCAGGCCGATGGTGAGGTCGGAGCCAAAGGTGGCGCGCCGCATCTCGATGTAGTCGACCGGGTCGGGGATGCGGTTCTGGAACTGGTTGGTGAGCTCCCAGAGCCAGCTGGCCGTCATGGCCTCGACGGCCTCGCGGAAGCGGCGGCGGGTGGAGGGGGAGAGCGGCGCGGCGGTGCGCTCCCAGAGGTCGGCCAGGCCGCGTTCGAGCGCGGTGAGCGGGGCGGGCGCCGGGGTGCCGTCGACCGGCATGAGCTGGGCGAGGCGCTCGGTGCAGAGCTTGGCGCCGGCCAGGTCGAGGGTGCGGCC from Kitasatospora sp. MMS16-BH015 encodes:
- a CDS encoding NAD(P)H-binding protein; this translates as MDVVIAGGHGKIALRLERLLAGRGDTVTGLIRRAGQAGALEALGARPVLCDLEAVAAAELAEVLRGADAVVFAAGAGPSSGSARKESVDRGAAALLADAAELAGVRSYLMISSMGLGAAETDAVDEEFRVYLRAKAAAEEDLRSRAGLEWTVLRPGVLTDSPGGGSVRLAEPPVPMGEVSRDDVAAVLLALLDAGPAVAGLTLELTVGGVGVTAAVEALTRGA
- a CDS encoding M56 family metallopeptidase; translation: MGVFVFLPLVLPLTALPIARLAGHSLHPRATTRLLTAVGAVLALCSTLCLTLLMVVGTAQLPGNPLPDSWSDPEVRAAVPYAEVSGTVAIAALAAVLLRCGLILARHYRVRHRARRALAGLPATLAVLPDPDPYAYALPGAPGRVVVSTGMLDCLDPAERRALIAHERAHLTGRHHRFLLTSQLAAGLNPFLRPLRTAVAFGTERWADEDAAQAVGDRRLTARAVGKAALHTHRTPHPGLAAFAESGPVPRRVAALLAPVPPSHHWPPPHTPTALATLIAAAGTAASAASATNAAIALLLVLKAATPL
- the purB gene encoding adenylosuccinate lyase; this encodes MSAKPQIPNVLASRYASATLAHLWSPEHKVVLERQLWLAVLKAQRDLGIEVPENAVADYERVIDQVDLDSIAARERVTRHDVKARIEEFSDLAGHEQIHKGMTSRDLTENVEQLQIRQSLEHVRARTVSVLVRLGRLSAEHAELVMAGRSHNVAAQATTLGKRFASIADELLVAFRRLEELIARYPLRGIKGPVGTAQDMLDLLGGDAEKLAELERRVAGHLGFENVFTSVGQVYPRSLDFEVLTALVQLAAGPSSLAKTIRLMAGHELVTEGFKAGQVGSSAMPHKMNTRSCERVNGLAVILRGYASMTAELGGDQWNEGDVSCSVVRRVALPDAFFAFDGLIETFLTVLDEFGAFPAVIEAELDRYLPFLATTKVLMGAVRAGVGRETAHEVIKEHAVAAALAMREGVRENAMLDRLAADERMPLDRAALDALLADRISFTGAAGAQVDALVKQIAEVADRYPEAASYAPGDIL
- a CDS encoding MFS transporter, with protein sequence MTKGLEQHQDAGALRLGTARGRWVIAATTLGSGMALLDGTVVNVALPRIGTDLGASIAALQWTVNAYLLTLAGLILLGGSLGDRFGRRRIYLIGVAWFALASALCAVAPNVGVLIGARALQGIGGALLTPGSLAMLQATFHPDDRSGAVGVWSGFGGIAAAVGPFLGGWLVDGPGWRWIFLINVPLAALVIAVTTRHVPESRDEQASGHFDVRGAVLAALALTGVTYALTEGGRGFSALAGVAGLLLGAAFVVAERRSPEPMLPPELFSSRLFTAVNLVTLCVYGAFSGIFLLLMVQLQTVSGFAPLVAGLALLPITLLMLAFSGRAGQFGRRVGPRLPLTLGPLVCAAGVLLMLRIGPSSSYWLGVLPAVVVLGCGMTVLVAPLTATVLAAVEDRRAGIASGVNNAAARAAGLLAVAALPALSGLSGDSYQVPTEVDAAFRTAMLICAALLTTGALLAALTIRNPRTPAPTPDCTWYCDSTNPPLD
- a CDS encoding DJ-1/PfpI family protein — its product is MAAKILIVTGDAAESLEVFYPYQRLLEEGYEVHVAAPSRKTLQFVVHDFVDGFDTYTEKPGYTWPADLAFEEVDPAEYVALVLPGGRAPEYLRNNPEVKRITAHFFAADKPVAQLCHGPLITLAAGALAGRRTAAYPALEPDVVAGGAGFVDGDAVVDGVLVSGRAWPDHPGWMRAFVQVLREKAPVE
- a CDS encoding BlaI/MecI/CopY family transcriptional regulator: MGEDRTAPATARHQRARRRGQGELEAQVLGALRRAPGAATAGWVQQHLDGDLAYTTVVTILSRLHTKGAVSRSRSGRSYVWLAAADEAGLAALRMRRVLDSEDDRGAVLASFVSALLPHDEELLRTLLADAGPEEHGRQG
- a CDS encoding MarR family winged helix-turn-helix transcriptional regulator, which codes for MTNPRTAPPTLTDLTTYLLSKTGKAARTRLTTRLAARGLRLWHMAVLAALADFGPHAQRELADRLAIDPSDVVKILDELGSAGYVERSRDTTDRRRFSVTLTPSGLALLATLTTEAEEVQDEILAPLTPAERTQLHTLLSRLTPHA
- a CDS encoding VOC family protein, whose product is MDALHPRLLVGDFGASFRFYAAVLPELVGAELARGSAEGPYASWDVGGEGVLALFDRAGMGGAGDSGGGGGGVMLVSRVADVDAGYGLCLRHGAVGVAEPADRPEWGPGLRVAHLRDPEGNLWELQAY
- a CDS encoding TerD family protein, producing MGVTLAKGGNVSLTKEAPGLTAVSVGLGWQARTTTGADYDLDASALLCGPTGKVISDLHFVFFNNLSSPDGSVQHTGDELAGGTGEDDDETINVDLSMVPAEVAKIVFPVSIYEADTRGQTFGQVRNAYIRVVNRADGRELARYDLTEDASTETAMLFGELYRYGAEWKFRAVGQGYASGLRGIALDFGVNV